One segment of Brassica napus cultivar Da-Ae chromosome C3, Da-Ae, whole genome shotgun sequence DNA contains the following:
- the LOC106385515 gene encoding uncharacterized protein LOC106385515, with amino-acid sequence MSESPTINDSPPAPAIAGDSQTTAANESDPNAKCQTAIQSLSSIVTTTSIPSTISLLLDDSSVSAAISSLLQRPDSGAGDNNLCRWLYDTFQSTEPSLHLLVLRFVPLIAGLYLSRVPLRQPQAGFEAVLLALYAHETTSRAGQAVTVNIPDLSHPSIYHESKGPAKNNSTCLNIAVVSSTLDPHGTVRSTRRARIVGVALELYYSEISRMPRQSKLDFCGACEKWAGGNGETRAVVVPEEEESVAVARSEKDGGRIPLPWELVQPMMRILGHCLMGMKVEDKEVKEAASKACQSLYLRSLHDINPKAILAAGSLLRLLEMALDPKNQIDHTEISNDNVLSV; translated from the exons ATGTCTGAATCTCCCACCATCAATGACTCTCCACCAGCTCCGGCGATCGCCGGAGACTCACAAACCACCGCGGCTAACGAATCGGATCCCAATGCGAAATGTCAAACAGCTATACAATCCTTATCCTCCATCGTCACAACCACGAGCATCCCTTCCACAATCTCCCTCCTCCTCGACGACTCGTCCGTCTCCGCCGCGATCTCATCTCTCCTCCAACGTCCCGACTCAGGCGCAGGCGACAACAACCTCTGCCGCTGGCTCTACGACACCTTCCAATCCACGGAACCTTCCCTCCACCTCCTCGTCCTCCGTTTCGTCCCCTTGATCGCCGGCCTCTACCTCTCCCGCGTCCCTCTCCGCCAACCGCAAGCCGGATTCGAAGCGGTCTTACTCGCTCTCTACGCGCACGAGACAACCTCACGCGCCGGACAGGCCGTAACCGTCAACATCCCCGATCTCTCCCACCCCAGCATCTACCACGAGTCCAAAGGTCCCGCGAAGAACAACTCCACGTGTCTCAACATCGCCGTCGTCTCCTCGACGCTTGATCCACACG GTACGGTGAGATCCACGCGCAGGGCGAGGATCGTTGGCGTCGCGCTGGAGCTTTACTACAGCGAGATATCGAGGATGCCACGTCAGTCCAAGCTCGATTTCTGCGGGGCTTGCGAGAAGTGGGCTGGGGGAAACGGAGAGACACGAGCTGTGGTGGTCCCtgaggaagaagagagtgtAGCAGTCGCGAGATCTGAGAAAGACGGTGGACGGATTCCTCTGCCGTGGGAGCTTGTGCAGCCGATGATGAGGATCTTGGGGCATTGCTTGATGGGGATGAAGGTGGAAGATAAGGAAGTGAAGGAGGCGGCGAGTAAAGCTTGTCAGAGTTTGTATCTTCGGTCTCTGCATGATATTAACCCTAAGGCGATTCTAGCTGCTGGGAGTCTTCTCCGGTTATTGGAGATGGCTCTTGATCCCAAGAACCAGATTGATCACACTGAGATATCAAACGACAACGTTTTGTCTGTTTGA